In Fusobacteria bacterium ZRK30, the DNA window ACAATTTTGGCAGAACTGGACATGAAAAACACTGATTTTTCAGAAAAAGAGTTAAAAGAGAAAATAAATTTATTGAGATCGGAATACAGGATCAATAAGAGGAAAATAGCTTTAAATATACAAAGGAATGAAACTCTTTTTAATGAAGCTAAACGGATCTATAAAATAAAAAAAACTTTATATGATGAAAAATATATCTCTAAAGACGAGTACCAAAAAGCATATGCTGAATATTTGATAGCTGAAAAAAAACTTATAGAGGTCAGGGAGGAGTATAAGAGGTATACCTCTAATTTGTATGTTACAAGTTATGAAAGTAATGAAAAAGTTTTAAGTAATGAATTGGAAAAAACAAAAATAAGAAAGGAAGACAGTTTAATTTTCGGGGAGGCAGATGGCATCTTATTGGATGTTTTTATAAAAAAAGGGGAATATGTAATTCCGGGAACTAAACTCTTTGAAGTAGGAGCAAAGGACACTTACTATATAGAAGCTGAAATTCTGGCAGAAGATGTGATGAAGTTAAAGGTTATGAATAGAGTTATTATCGGAAATGGGGAAGAATTTCCATTTGTTTACGGGAAGATTTCAAAGATTTATCCTAAGGCTTTTAAAAAAATTTCAGACCTGGGAATAGAGCAAAAAAGAGTAAAGGTAGAGATCAAATTTGATAAACCCATCCAGAATCTAATGGTTGGTTATGAAGTGGATATTGAACTGGTTGAGATGTCAAAGGAGGATGTAATAGCAGTTCCTAAAAACAGTGTATTTAAATATCACGGCCAAGACTACGTTTTTAAAATTTCTTCTGAAAAAGCCGTATTATCCCAGGTAAAAGAGGGGTTAAAAGGAAAGGACAGGGTAGAAATATTAGAGGGTTTAAAGGAAGATGACAAAATAATCTTGTCTCCTTCCAATCAATTACAAGATAACGGGAGAGTAAAAATTGTCGGTGAAAAATAAAAAGGGAGGAAGGAGATGAAAAAACTTTTTTTAATTCTATTGCTTTTATCTAATTACTCTATTTTTGCCAAAAATAAAGTTACCCTGGAAGAAGCGATAGATTTAGCCTATAAAAATAATTATAAGTTCAAGAATATTCAGATAGAAAACAATAATATTGAGCTTGAAAAAAATCAGGCCTACAAAGAGGCTCTTCCCTACATCAGTTATAGGGGAACTTATATTACAACAGATGAAGAAAATCAAGTAGACCTTATGGACGGAACCATGACAGATCAGGGTTTTTTCCATGAAATATCTTTGAACCAGCCTATCTATAATGGAGGAATGATAGTATCTAATATAAAGATTGCTGATATTTTTAAAGAGATCGGTGATCATAGGTTAATGGAGGAAAAAAGCCGTTTAAAGTTAGCTGTCATAACTAAATATTCCCAAATAGTTGGTCAGAAACATATTATAAGGGTATATGAGGAAGCGGTGGAAGAGGTGGAATTCTCCTATAGAAAAGCCCAGAGAGAATTGGAACTGGAGTACATCTCAAATGCAGATTATCTTCCGTTAAAAAGCAGTTATATCGACTCAAAATTAAAACTTTCAGAAGCGAAAAATCAGCTTAAGATATATTTAATAGAATTTGAAAATCTTCTTGGTCTTTCTCCCTATGAACAGACAGATGTAGAAGAGATTAAACCTGAAAAATACAGCATTGAAACCATCGATTTAAAAGATGATCTAGAGACAGCTTTAGAAAACAGCAGGGAAAGCAAGATAATTAATTTAGACAGAGAGATCACAGAGGAGAGGAAGAACGTAGCCAGGGCAGATTTGCTTCCTGAAGTTAATGCTAAATTGGCATATAATGCAGATGACAGGCATTTTAATTCATCGGGAAATAAATGGTACTGGACTACCGGGATTGAAATCAACTGGAGACTTTTTGATTTTGGAAAAAATTATGATTCCTACTCTGAAGCGAAAAACGAAGTGAAAAAGGCTGAAAATAAGAGAATGATGGAACTGAATGATCTGGAAGTAAAGATTAGAAGAAATTATATAGAATTGATTAAAACCAGCGATGCATTAAAATCCCAGGATGCCAAACTAGAAGCCACCCAGGAAAATTTTAGACTACAAAAAAAATTATACAGCCAGGGACAGATCTCAACGATTGAATATCTAATCTATGAAAATCAGCTGAATAACAGTAAATTATCGCTTATACAGGCAAATTTAAACTATTATATTGCCTATGAAAAGTATAGGGAAGATTTAAAATAAAAGAGGAGGGATAATTTAAAATCATCCTTCCCCTTTTTTTTATCTTACAAAGTGAGTATATTTTTTTGGTTCAAATTCAGGAGCTTCTACGTGACCTTTACCATTTTCAACTAATTTTAACAGGTGGGCCATATTCTTCCCTAAAATTCTCATGATTTGTTTTCCCTCTTCATCCTGCTCGATATCCCCAGGTGCTGTACCATGGATTACATTCCAGTAGTTAGAAGTAGGCATAGTCAGTTCACAATAATTTAAAAAGTTATTCAGCTGATTAAAAGTCGGAATCCCACCAGAACGTCTGACTGCTACAACAGAGGCACCTACTTTATTTCTCAGCATAGCTGATCCACCCATCACATAAAATGCACGATCTAAAAATGATTTCATTGTCCCTGCAACAGCAGAGTAATGTACAGGTGAACCCAGGATTACACCATCAGCTTCCTTCATTTTTTGGATCCATTCATTTACATAGTTATCATCTTTTATGATACATCTGTCATCTAGTTTGACTCTGCACTGACCACAGGCTAAACAGCCTCTGATAATTTTATTTCCAACATGAACAACTTCTACTTCTATTCCTTCTTTTTTTAACTCAGCTGCTACTATATCAATAGCCTGCTTAGTGTTACCATTTACCTTGGGACTTCCATTAAATGCTACGACTTTCATAAATATATCTCAACTCCTAAAGTTTTATTATTATTAATTGGGTGCAAATTCACATTGCTCTTTAATTAAAAAGAACAGTTATCAGGGTCAGGGAAGAGTTTTATATCATTGTTCAAAGTTATTTTCTCCATAGTTCCCCTCTAAATTTTTTATATTAATTGTCTATATTTGATGTTTTTCGTATAAAACTGTTTCTCCCCCAACTCTATACTTACAGATCTCAGGATACCATCTTTTGAAATGCTCAGAATTCAGATGATTTTCCAGGTCATCCTTTGTCTCCCATTTTTCAATAAAAGACATAGATGTTTTATCCTCTATATTTATATAGAAATCATACTCTATACATCCTTTTTCTTTTTTAGTTTCCATTACCAATTTTTCTGCAACTTCTTTTGTTCTTTCAATGTCATGTGTTTCTGTTATTATTTTTACAACCATTGCAATCATATTTGATATCCTCCTAAAAGCTTTTTAAGTTTTTTTCTTCACAATAACAATAACATTAAAAGTATTATATGTGAAGTAGTTTCCATATGGTTATGTAGTTTCATTATAGAAAGTATTGATTGTTTTCTTTCTTTGTAATATAATCAATCAACTAAAAAAAACTAAAAAAAAACTAAAAAAAACTAAAAATTAATATAAAAGGAGAGTTTATGGAAAAAAAATTAAGATTAAAACAAAAAGAAATAAAAAAATTAACCGGTTTAGTTGAGTTTTATGATCACAATAAAAAGATAAAAAAAAGTAAAATTGTTAAGTTTGAAAGAGATTATACCTGCCTGGATTATATCATCTGGTTTGATAATAACTATCACTGCTACCTAAAAGATATTATTTCGGTGGATGGGAAAAGTAAAGATGATTTTATAAAATCTAAGGGAATTAACACTAAGTATATGTTAGTCATGATCCTTATCTTCATGGGGATTATTGCTGATTTAGAGTTTACAATGATAAATATGCATGGGTAGTTTATTTTTGGTTGTTTCAAAAAAGATAAAGTTCGTATTGTGAGCTTTATCTTTTTTTAGTTTAGGAAATTATACCTGTAAGTGGAATCCAAAAAATACTACCAGCTACTGGTATCACCAATATTTCTAGCTTTCTGATGCGATGTCACATTTCTTTTTATATGTCTGATTTTATAATCTCTTTGAGAATATTTTTTAAATTATCTTTATCTTCACCTAATAATCCGTTGATCTCAGTTGAAAATTCATGGGTAATACCATTTATTTTATCTGCATAATCATTGCCTTTTTCAGTAAGGGAGATATATACCAGTCTTTTATCTGTCGTTGTATTTTCTTTTTTTAACAGATCTAGTTTGACATATCTTGTTATAGTCTCAGATACAGTTGATTTAGAGATTCCCCAGATTTTAACTAGATTTTTAAATTCTATTTTTTCCCCGCATTCATATAAAATCATAAAAAGATCGATATGCTTTAATTTTATTGGGATCTCTTTTATTTTAAACTCTGCTTTTAAATTATCATTGAACCTTTTATTTACACATTTTATCAGTTCTACTACACTTTCTTTCATTTTTCCCCCTTTAATTTTAATATATATCTATTATACCATACATATTTTTTGTTCGTGGTTGAACAAAGTTTAAAAAAGTGTTATAGTATCTAAGTTGTTCAAGCTCGAACAAACTATTTTGAGGAGGTCAGTATGTTTAGAAAAATATTAAAAAATGAAGTTTTATCGGGAATGACAGTTGCATTAGCTCTTATCCCTGAATCTGTTGCATTTGCATTTGTTGCAGGGGTAAGTCCTATCTTGAGTTTAAAAGGTGCAGTAGTTATGGGTTTGGTCGCAGCTATTTTTACAGGGAGACCGGCAATGATCAGTTCTTCTACAGCTGCTATCTCAGTTGTTTTTGCATCTTTAATAGCAACTTATGGTTTAGAATATTTATTTGCCACAGTTATTCTAATGGGGGTTATCCAGATATTATTGGGAGTTTTTAAACTCGGAAAATATACCCAGATCATTCCATATTCAGTAACGCTGGGATTTTTAAATGGATTATCAATTGTTATGTTTCTCGCTCAGTTTTCCCAGTTTAAAATTGATGGGAATTGGCTGCCAACAAAAGATCTATTGATTATGATCATCTTTGTACTGGTAACTATGGCGATAATTCACTTCACAGGAAAGATAACAAGCGCAATACCATCAAGTTTGGTTGCTATAGTCTCTGTGACAATTATTTCTAGTATTATGAGCCACTATGACATCTATTCTTTAAGAACAGTCCAAGATTTTGCAGGAATGGAATTAAAGGGAGATCTTCCAAAATTTTATATTCCCCACGTAAGTCTTAGTCTAGAGACATTTAAAATAATCTTTCCGTATGCAGTTATAGGTGGACTGGTTGGAGTTATGTTCATGGTGGTTATAGGTACATTCAAATGGGAAAGTTTAAAATACGGAGGCAAGATTCCTAAGACCGATGTAATAGTTGTTTTAGCAGTAACTTTTATAACTATATTTCAAGATCTGGCAACTGCAGTTATTGTAGGAGTTATCTTATCGGCTCTTATGTTTGCCTGGGAAAAGGGAAAGATCATATATGCTAATGTTGAAACTGATGAGAATGGAGAAAAAATTTATAAAATAAATGGTGTCTTATTTTTTGGTTCAGTTTATAAATTAAAAGAAATTTTTGATGTAAACAGGGATCCTGTAGATGTAATCTTAGACCTTAAATATGCTAAGGTAATGGATTTTTCCGGGATAGAAACAATCAATGCAATTGCAGAAAGATATGAGGCTCTGGGGAAGACATTTACCCTAATAAGACCAAATGAGAATTGTAGATTGTTGTTACAAAATGCAAAGAATATAGGATCTATTAAATTTATATTAGATACAGTTTAAGACAAGAATCTTATAATCTTGGAAGAGGTAGTTCATAAAAAAATGGAAGGAAATTAATCCTGCCATTTTTGTTTTTTTATTGTTTTAATATCTACTCTTTTGTCTAAGTATGGACTGCCTTCTAATGGTTCTTTTCTCCCATTCCAATTACTGAAACTTCTATATTTTAAACTTACACAACCTGGTTATATACATTTATATCTATAGATTCTGCCAATTCAATTAATTTTGAAATATTTGTCTTAAAATGCTCAGATTCTTCATGAATTTTAACAGCCTCTAAACTTTTCCACTCCTCTATAAATGTTAAAGTAGAAGGATTTTCTGTATCTTGAAATAGACCATATGAAATATTTCCTTCTTCATTCCTGCTTGCGTCTGTTAAGATTGAAGCAACTTTTAAATAGAGATCTATGTTTTCTTCCTTTACACTTGCTTTAGCTGTGATTTTTATCATATTTTTCCTCCGGTATTTATTTTTTAATAACATAAAAATAAGAAGTAATAACCCTAGAACTATCACTCCTTATCTTACTATAAGTTTTTAATAAAACTTAACAACATCTTCTATTTTTCTTCTTGTTTTATCATGTTTTGCTGGATTTTTAGCGTATCCGAAGGCTGTCATATAAGCCAGGTCGAATTTATCCATATCTATATCAAATTTTTCTGCTAAAACTTTTTCTGTTTTTTCCTTGTCAAAACCTTCAATAGGACAAGAATCTACCCCTGCAATAGCACCGGCTGTGAGCATATTTCCTAAAGCTATATATGCTTGTTTCCCAGCCCAGTCAGATAATGTTCTTTCATTTTCTAAGATTTTAAAATCATTTTCCTGGAATCCTTTGAAGAAGCCGGTTTTCATTTCAATTACATCTTCTGGTAATTTTTGAATATCTCTCATAAAATTATTTAGATAATCTGAGTCATATTTCATATCGCTTTTTCTAGTTAAAGCTACCACAAAGTGGCTGGCTCCTGTAGCTCTGTCCCTCCCACCCCATGAGAATTCAGTGACATCCAATTTTTTTTGCGGATCTCTGATCACTAAAAATTGCCAAGGTTCAAAACCAAATGAACTGGGGGAAAGTCTTCCGGCTTCTAATATAAAGTTAAAATTCTCATCACTGATAGTTTTGGTAATATCAAATTCTTTACATGCATATCTTGTATTCATTGCTTCTAAAAATTGTTTTTTCATAGTTAATCTCCCTTTATTTAAAATTTATTTAATCTGTTTTTAAAGACATTACTTTTTTGATCTGAATACAGAATAACACTAAGAGGATCATCTGTGAAGTAGTTTCCCTATGGTTATATAGTTTCATTATGGAAAGTAATGGGAATGAAAATGTTGATAAAATAAAAAAATCCTCTGCAAAACCAGACTTCTCTGGTGCAGGAGGGTTTATTTTAGAATCTTAATATTATTTTTTCCCCATAATCAGGTCGATTATTTCAACTTTTAGATTTCTGTTATCTATATCCAAAACTTTTAGATAGGTTTTAAAACATACTTCTTTATTGGGGGGTAAGTTATAGGATCTTATCTCTCCTACGGTATAGTAATTATCATTTTTATCTTTGATTTTAATATTAAACTTTATATATTCTATCTCTTTTGAACTTTTGTTAGTTACTACCCCTGTGAGACTCCTCACACCATTATATTTCCTGCTTATTTTAACCTGCAAAATATCCACACTCTGAAATCTGAAATCATATTTTTGGGAACCAAATGACATAAGTGACAGGGTAAAGAACAATAATATAATTTTTTTCATATGTATTCACCCTCCCTATAAAATATTTTTATTCCCCTAATTATATACAGGTGAATAAATGAAATACCTATAACATTAAAATTTAATAATTTTTAATGTTGTTATATTGATGAAATTTAACTGGGAGGGCAAACACAAAAAAAGGAACTCCTAAATTTAGGAGTTCCTTTGGTCAAAGATCTATTTTTATATTAAGTCATCTAGGGTTGCAGTCTTTATTGGATAGGTGTTAATTATTTTTTAACTCCCTTACTCCTACATCCTTTCTGTCTTTTCCCCAGATCTCATCCAAAAATTCATCCCTTCCTGATTTGATTCTGGAATATTGATATTTTACCGGGTTTTTCTTGGAATAATTCTGATGGTATTCCTTTGCCGGATAAAATTTAGGAGCTACTAAAATAGGAGCTACTATGGGTTTTTCATATACTCCCCTGGTCTCTAGGTCTGTTTTTGAATTAACAGCTTCTTGTTTTTGTTCCTTGTCGTAGTAAAATACAGCGGGACTATATTGATATCCCCTGTCTACAAACTGCCCCTCTCCATCTGTGGGATCTACCTGTTTCCAATAGAGTTTCAGTAACTCTTCATAGGTAACTATGGAAGGATCATAGGTGATATGGACAACTTCTATGGGTTTTTTCTTTTTATTATTTACAGTAGCAGGCTTTCCTGCATAACCTGAAACTACTGACTCTACACCTGAGATTCCCTCAAAGGATTTCTCCATAGACCAAAAACATCCTCCGGCAAAAAGAGCCTCTTTGAGTTCTCCTCCATAGGCTAAATTACCCATTATGATCATCAGTAATAGAATAGATTTTTTTATCATTATTTGACCTCCTAAAATCCTATCTGTTGAAAGCAGTAAACTGATTTTTTAAATCAATAACATAATTGTAACAAACTTTATCGGAGAAGTCAAGAATCTGAGGAGTTTAGTGAAATAAAAAAATCCTTCTGTAAGTTAGAAATCTCTACGGGCAGGAGGATTTTTTTTAATATTTATAGGGATAAATTTGATTATAAAGTTATTGAATTTTTCCATCCATTTGTATGTGCTTTAAAAGCTTTATTACTAGTAACTTTGTTTTGCCACCCGTCTGAAGTAAATGATGTATTAGATCTTTTAGCTGCTACCTTTCTCCATCCGTCAAATTTGAATAAGTTATTTCTGTTTCCATTCCACATATTTAAACCCATATTATTCCTCCTCTAATTTAAATTGTAATGGTTATAATTTTGTAATCGGTTTGGTTTGTTATATTGCAATTTTATCAAAAATGCAATAAATAAATACTTTCTAAAAAGTTACTGTAAAAACCGAGAAAGAGTATCTATTTTATCAAACCAAACGAAAAAGACCTTACAACCTAAGAGTTTTAAAATCTGATTCCTTACACGAAGCTCACAAAGAAAAGTAAGAGAGATCACTAAGGGATCTTCTTCATACTCCACCTGTTTCCACCTCTAACACATTCTAAATTATTTCATTTCAAATAAAAGTAATTTAGATACTCGTGTCTCTGGCGGACAAAGCTCATTTTTGTGTTTCTATACGAAGTTTATAGTCGTCCCACTTCGGCAGTAGTGTTTCTATAATGACGATTGTGAAAGCAGCATCGCTTTCAAAATTAAAAAAATCTAAAAATTTTAAATTTTCTGATTCTCAGAGTTTTCTCAGTGCACTTTTTATTTCTCGGTGTATCTCCGTGTCCAAGGTTTAAATCTGTGATCATCAGAGCTTTTGATCCGAGTTCTATTTATTAAAAAAAAATCCTCCTACGTCTAGATTTCTCTAGATGCAGGAAGAAGTTTCTGATACTCTTCTTTTTCTGATTGTTATACTTTATAGTAATGAAAATAAGATCTTAGCCATTATAAGTCCCATCCCTGTTCCTATGATTGCTCCTAACATTCCCATAAGTACTCCTACCGGAACCAAAGAATCATTGTATGCCCCTGCAATTACAGGTGCTGATGCAACTCCTCCAATATTTGCCACCGATGCCACACAACAGGTAAAGAGGTCAAATTTAAAGATCTTAGCAAGGATTGCCATGATAAGTGCATGGATTCCCAGGATACATGCTCCTGCAATAATATAAACCGGTGCTTCTGTCAGCTCTGCAAAGTTTGCAGAGGAAGCTATCAATCCAATCAATGTATATAAAAATATATTAGATAACTGTTTAGATCCCGGGACTTTACTCATTGGCGACATTCCTCCAACAACTCCCATAACTGTAACTAATAAAATCGACCAAGTTGTATTATTTAAAAAAGTAGTCTGAGGTAGATACTGTGCTACCCATACACAGAACGCTCCTGCTCCCAAAGCAAATGCCAATGTACCGAATAGATCTAAAAATGTAACTTCTTTTACTATCTCTTCATCTAATGCAGCCAGATGCTCGGAAAGTTCCTCCACTATGCTGGTATCAGCTTTATTGAATTTATTAAAAGCCATTATTAATTTACTTGAACCAACAAAGAATAGTAGGAGCATGATCCAAATTGAATAATCTATGGAATCTATGAGTAAGGTATATCCCATTCCTACATCATCTAAATTTAATGCCTGCTGTACTGCTACCATGTTTTGAGTTCCACCTATCCAAGAACCAGATAGTGCTCCGAAAGCCTGCCAGGAATTTTCAGCTAACTTATCCTTGAAGATCATAAATGTTACTGCAAACCCAGTCATTATACTCAATGTAGCTGAAAAAAATGCCAATAACATCTTTGGACCTAATTTTAATACATGTCGTAGATCACATTTTAATAACATCAAAAATATCATAGAGGGCAGGATGGCATTCTTCATTCCATTTCTTGCTATACCTGCTCCTGTTTTTACCCCGTCAATTGACAGTGACCAAAAACCAAAGGTAGACATGAGCATTACTCCAAAGTAGATAATTACCAGGGGAGGAATAACCTCAAAAAATTTCGTCTTAGATTTTAACTTTTCTTCAATAAAAAATACACCTGCTGCAAAACAAACTATAAACGCTATAAAACTATAACCGGATGTAATCATAAATAACCCCTCCTAATATTTTGTTATAAATTGCACAATATCAGTATTATATATAAGATATATATTGTGTTTTGTCAAATTGAATGTATGGATTTTCACGAATAGACACGAATCTCTCCCGAGATAAAAACAAAAATCCTTACACGAAGCTCACAAAGGAAATCCTAGGGAGATTACTAAAAAAAACTTTCTTCATACTCCACTTGTTTCCGCCTCTAGCTATAGAGTCGGACAAAGCTCAGTTTTGAGTTTTTATTTGAAGTTTATAGTCGTTAAGCTTCGGCAGGAATGCTTCTACAGTGACAATTATCAAGATCTATATTTACATTTAGTTTGACAACGTTGAGTTAATAATATATAAAATAATAATATGAAAATTAAACAATATATGTCATAATTGATTATTAGACGTGTCAATTAAATTGAAAAATAAGAAATGACAAATTTTTAAAGTAGAGGATGTATTTATGAAAAAAAATAAAAGTAATGGGTTTACACTTATTGAATTCTGATCGTAATAGCTATAATAGGTATATTAGCAACAACATTAGCGCCTAAATTGAGAAGAGAACTAGCAAAAGCAAAAGATGCTAAAGCTGTGGCAATCTTAGGAGCAGTTAGAACATCTATACCAATTATTATTTTGGATAAAACTATAAATGATTCGACCTCACCTACCTTTATAACATTGGAAGAAATAAGAAAGAAAGTAGATAAAAAAACAAATGATTTAATAGTTATAACAAATAGTTCCCGTGAAGCAAGAGAAAAGCAGATAGAAGTAGGGGGATCGTTATATTATACAGCAGGTTCCGAACTAGTTTATGGAGGACATACATCATTGGCATTAGAAAATAATTTAGATAATAACAATGATATGTATACCATTTTTGATGGAGGAGCACCTATTGATTTCATTGCAGGAGGAGAATCTCTCAAACTAAATTGGGTAGTAAGGCCTGTAGGATATAGCGATAGAAAAGGTGCTCTTAGTACCAATGAATTAAAATGGAATAGTTATTAATTAGAATTTTATCTATAGTATTAAATATTTAGATTTTACACAGCTAAAAGGAGTGATCTATTATGAAAAAAATACTTTTAATACTGGTGGGATTGATCCTGCTAGGATGCAGTTCTGTCGATGAAACTTCTACCAACACCGATTACTATCCTTGGTATAACGATTATTATTACGGATACTATGACAGTTATTATGATAATGGGGTTTATTGGGATGACCTATCCGATGAGGAGAAGAAAGAGATCATAGAAGATATAAAAGAGAATCCAGAATTCCAGGAATATGTAAAGGATAAGCTGGAAGACAGATTTCCAGATGGAATACCAGAGGTTGAAGATAGGAAGAGAACGAAGGAAGATATTTTGAATAATAGGGAAGAATTTGACAGGGATCTAAAGGAAAGGCAGCGACCACCTGTTTCCAATGATAATTTGTTTTTAAAGGAAAGATTAAAACAGCCCAGGACGCGGAATTTGAAAAGATAAAGCTGACTTATATTTTATAAAAACCTCCAGATTAGCGTAAATTATAACTGGAGGTTTTTTTAATTAAGGGTTTTATTTTTTTTCTGACTATGATTATTCAGGGGTTATAAGCTTACCTTCAAAAACAGTTACAGCTTTTCCCCCAACCCATACTTGAAAGTCATTTTCAGCATCTATTTGAACAATTATTCTACTTGGTTTTTTCATCCAATCACCTTGATGTGCAACAAAAGATAGATGTTTACCTGACCCCCATCTTTTTGTATAAAGACAAGCTCCTAATGCTCCGTTGGAGGTTCCTGTTGCAGATTCTTCTGGTATACCAAAAGCAGGAGCAAAGTTCCGACACCATACTTGATTTTTTTTATCAATAGAAAAGGCATGAACCCCGACAATATTAAGTTTTTGACTTAAGTTTGCTAATTTATCCATGGCAGGTGTTAAATTTTTTAAAATTTCAGTTGATCTAATGGGTAATAAAAGGTCGGGGAGCCCTGTAGACCAAATTTCTGGGAACTCCATTAAATTTTCTATTCCAACTTCTTCAGAGGCTAAGCCCATTATCGTAAATAATTTATCTAGGGGGATTTCTTTTTTAAAATTTTTGGGGGAGGTTTGCTGCATTAATATACTTCCATCTTCTAAAAACTGAATATTTAATTTTCCGGCTTTTGTTTTTTGAATTATTTGTGTTTTATGAGGAGGAATAATACCTAATTCTTTTAACAGGCTAAAAGTTGCAATTGTTGCATGACCACATAAATCAACTTCTTCAGTTGGGGTAAAAAAACGTAATTCAAAATCATAATCTATGGAACCGGGAAAAACAAATGCAGTTTCAGAAAGATTCATTTCTTTTGCTATTAATTGCATTTGAAGGGATGAAAGTCCTTCAGCGTTTGGAACTACTCCTGCTGGATTTCCGCTATATACTTTATGAGTGAAAGCATCTACCTGGTAAATTTCTTTTTTCATCGAATACCTCCTGTTTAATTTATATTTACGATTAATTTGGCAAATTAATTTAAATATCTATTTTAGATCTCATTGCTTTTTTATAAACTTTGAAAGCAGAAAATATTATTTTTAGAAACTTCTTTTATAGTCATAGAGACCTCCCTTTGATAGTTTATTTAATTATACCAAAAAAAAGTGAGGCCACTAAGAAAATCTGTGATCATTTTTCTTTTATTCTGATCCCACAGAAAGAAATTTTTTAAGGTATAATTCTACTATA includes these proteins:
- a CDS encoding HlyD family efflux transporter periplasmic adaptor subunit, producing MKKKWIIILLAVAAAVISGIIFEKKEEVTVFDVRKGWVMKSIEESGTIKAEDQKNIYSKINGRIIEIYKEEGDLIDKGTILAELDMKNTDFSEKELKEKINLLRSEYRINKRKIALNIQRNETLFNEAKRIYKIKKTLYDEKYISKDEYQKAYAEYLIAEKKLIEVREEYKRYTSNLYVTSYESNEKVLSNELEKTKIRKEDSLIFGEADGILLDVFIKKGEYVIPGTKLFEVGAKDTYYIEAEILAEDVMKLKVMNRVIIGNGEEFPFVYGKISKIYPKAFKKISDLGIEQKRVKVEIKFDKPIQNLMVGYEVDIELVEMSKEDVIAVPKNSVFKYHGQDYVFKISSEKAVLSQVKEGLKGKDRVEILEGLKEDDKIILSPSNQLQDNGRVKIVGEK
- a CDS encoding TolC family protein gives rise to the protein MKKLFLILLLLSNYSIFAKNKVTLEEAIDLAYKNNYKFKNIQIENNNIELEKNQAYKEALPYISYRGTYITTDEENQVDLMDGTMTDQGFFHEISLNQPIYNGGMIVSNIKIADIFKEIGDHRLMEEKSRLKLAVITKYSQIVGQKHIIRVYEEAVEEVEFSYRKAQRELELEYISNADYLPLKSSYIDSKLKLSEAKNQLKIYLIEFENLLGLSPYEQTDVEEIKPEKYSIETIDLKDDLETALENSRESKIINLDREITEERKNVARADLLPEVNAKLAYNADDRHFNSSGNKWYWTTGIEINWRLFDFGKNYDSYSEAKNEVKKAENKRMMELNDLEVKIRRNYIELIKTSDALKSQDAKLEATQENFRLQKKLYSQGQISTIEYLIYENQLNNSKLSLIQANLNYYIAYEKYREDLK
- a CDS encoding flavodoxin family protein codes for the protein MKVVAFNGSPKVNGNTKQAIDIVAAELKKEGIEVEVVHVGNKIIRGCLACGQCRVKLDDRCIIKDDNYVNEWIQKMKEADGVILGSPVHYSAVAGTMKSFLDRAFYVMGGSAMLRNKVGASVVAVRRSGGIPTFNQLNNFLNYCELTMPTSNYWNVIHGTAPGDIEQDEEGKQIMRILGKNMAHLLKLVENGKGHVEAPEFEPKKYTHFVR
- a CDS encoding antibiotic biosynthesis monooxygenase, with the protein product MIAMVVKIITETHDIERTKEVAEKLVMETKKEKGCIEYDFYINIEDKTSMSFIEKWETKDDLENHLNSEHFKRWYPEICKYRVGGETVLYEKHQI
- a CDS encoding MarR family winged helix-turn-helix transcriptional regulator gives rise to the protein MKESVVELIKCVNKRFNDNLKAEFKIKEIPIKLKHIDLFMILYECGEKIEFKNLVKIWGISKSTVSETITRYVKLDLLKKENTTTDKRLVYISLTEKGNDYADKINGITHEFSTEINGLLGEDKDNLKNILKEIIKSDI
- a CDS encoding SulP family inorganic anion transporter, translating into MFRKILKNEVLSGMTVALALIPESVAFAFVAGVSPILSLKGAVVMGLVAAIFTGRPAMISSSTAAISVVFASLIATYGLEYLFATVILMGVIQILLGVFKLGKYTQIIPYSVTLGFLNGLSIVMFLAQFSQFKIDGNWLPTKDLLIMIIFVLVTMAIIHFTGKITSAIPSSLVAIVSVTIISSIMSHYDIYSLRTVQDFAGMELKGDLPKFYIPHVSLSLETFKIIFPYAVIGGLVGVMFMVVIGTFKWESLKYGGKIPKTDVIVVLAVTFITIFQDLATAVIVGVILSALMFAWEKGKIIYANVETDENGEKIYKINGVLFFGSVYKLKEIFDVNRDPVDVILDLKYAKVMDFSGIETINAIAERYEALGKTFTLIRPNENCRLLLQNAKNIGSIKFILDTV
- a CDS encoding antibiotic biosynthesis monooxygenase → MIKITAKASVKEENIDLYLKVASILTDASRNEEGNISYGLFQDTENPSTLTFIEEWKSLEAVKIHEESEHFKTNISKLIELAESIDINVYNQVV
- a CDS encoding NAD(P)H-dependent oxidoreductase yields the protein MKKQFLEAMNTRYACKEFDITKTISDENFNFILEAGRLSPSSFGFEPWQFLVIRDPQKKLDVTEFSWGGRDRATGASHFVVALTRKSDMKYDSDYLNNFMRDIQKLPEDVIEMKTGFFKGFQENDFKILENERTLSDWAGKQAYIALGNMLTAGAIAGVDSCPIEGFDKEKTEKVLAEKFDIDMDKFDLAYMTAFGYAKNPAKHDKTRRKIEDVVKFY